The proteins below come from a single Serratia fonticola genomic window:
- a CDS encoding sensor domain-containing phosphodiesterase codes for MGILKFWNNLRDRWWGQPIVLSLLLVPLAGWLSPRLMLPDGKVYLVYLPLVVCFSLLMVYDWRAMPGIALAILIRYSNRTGSEVDVIMTLLYVGCLSICWWGYRCQSQRHWCVGLTELKLGKHRLIWLVLMPPVLFIFGLQLVIGLDLLPDELGMLSGSGNHLHALINFQAILIGCLSSMQLFYFALRIIKNPKFARVLWGRISREMAPSVKKSELQLWLVVLVALVGVLAYHSADTNAMQVPDYSLTLLLPVMLYSAMRFGYLFNCIIWAATLLVLFFNYPGYVQWDSLLHNLTMISSMMLAFTLSILLTSAVHTRQRMDHAKAQNASLKDPVIGLPNLRALKRDLAKVPRSTLCFLRISELDLLSRNYGMQLRIRFKQKLAGSLRTVLEEGEDVYHLPGYDLVLRLNGSDGEARVAKIHSTLEKFRLVWNGLPIHPPLGISYCGVYSEVEHLHVLLGELSSLAEMSLTSGRPENVQNDHHVVQNEIKRKVALLHWVQRSLDNDGFMLMAQPIVGVRGDSYHEILLRMLDDEGNVIPPNEFLPVVHEFGLAYQLDMWVLRQTLQFMQLHREGMPSARFAVNLSPSSLCRPSLCQDVRDALRQYQIEPYQLVLEVTESHLVQDVKYAKNSLKELRQLGCRIALDDFGTGYATYDRLKELHVDILKIDGSFVQDMLTSKVDYQIIASICKVALMRRLSIVAEYVESAEQRDALKSLGVDYMQGYFIGKPQLLASLVPMEPLPEDEESD; via the coding sequence ATGGGTATTTTAAAGTTCTGGAATAATTTACGTGACCGTTGGTGGGGGCAGCCTATCGTGCTGAGCCTGCTGCTGGTGCCGCTTGCAGGCTGGCTATCGCCACGCCTGATGCTGCCTGATGGCAAAGTGTATCTGGTTTATCTACCGCTGGTGGTCTGCTTTTCTTTGCTGATGGTTTATGACTGGCGTGCCATGCCAGGCATCGCTTTGGCTATCCTTATCCGCTACTCCAACCGTACCGGCAGCGAAGTCGACGTGATCATGACGTTGCTGTATGTGGGATGTCTGAGCATTTGCTGGTGGGGCTATCGCTGCCAGTCGCAGCGCCACTGGTGTGTGGGGCTCACCGAGTTAAAGCTGGGTAAACACCGGCTGATCTGGCTGGTGCTGATGCCGCCAGTGCTGTTTATTTTTGGTTTACAGCTGGTTATCGGCCTCGATTTGCTGCCGGATGAACTCGGCATGCTTTCCGGTAGCGGTAATCATTTACACGCACTGATCAATTTTCAGGCCATTTTGATTGGCTGCCTGTCATCCATGCAACTGTTCTATTTCGCCTTGCGGATCATTAAGAACCCCAAATTTGCCCGCGTTTTGTGGGGGCGGATCAGCCGTGAGATGGCGCCGTCGGTCAAAAAGAGCGAGCTGCAACTGTGGTTGGTGGTGCTGGTTGCCTTGGTGGGGGTGCTTGCCTACCACTCGGCAGATACCAACGCGATGCAGGTGCCCGACTACAGCCTGACGCTGTTATTGCCGGTGATGTTGTATAGCGCCATGCGCTTTGGTTATCTGTTCAACTGTATTATTTGGGCAGCAACCCTTCTGGTGCTGTTCTTTAACTATCCGGGTTATGTGCAATGGGACAGCCTGCTGCATAACCTGACCATGATCTCGTCAATGATGCTGGCGTTCACCCTCAGTATTTTGCTGACATCTGCGGTGCATACTCGCCAGCGGATGGATCATGCCAAGGCGCAAAACGCCTCGCTGAAAGATCCGGTCATCGGCTTACCCAACCTGCGCGCATTGAAGCGCGATCTGGCCAAGGTGCCGCGTTCTACGCTGTGCTTCCTGCGGATTTCCGAGCTGGATTTGCTCAGCCGGAACTATGGCATGCAGCTGCGCATCCGCTTCAAACAGAAGCTGGCGGGCAGCCTGCGCACGGTGCTGGAGGAAGGGGAAGACGTCTATCACCTGCCGGGGTACGATCTGGTGCTGCGGCTCAACGGTTCCGACGGTGAGGCCCGGGTGGCCAAAATCCACAGCACGCTAGAGAAGTTTCGTCTGGTGTGGAACGGTCTGCCAATCCATCCGCCGCTGGGAATTAGCTACTGTGGAGTCTATTCGGAAGTGGAACACCTGCATGTGTTACTGGGGGAATTGAGTTCGTTGGCGGAAATGTCTCTGACCAGTGGCCGGCCTGAAAACGTGCAGAACGATCATCATGTGGTTCAGAATGAAATCAAGCGCAAGGTCGCCTTGTTACACTGGGTGCAACGCTCGCTGGATAACGACGGTTTCATGTTGATGGCTCAACCGATTGTTGGGGTTCGTGGCGATTCTTACCATGAGATCCTGCTGCGTATGCTGGATGATGAAGGTAACGTCATTCCTCCCAACGAATTTCTACCGGTGGTGCATGAGTTCGGGTTGGCTTACCAGTTGGATATGTGGGTACTGCGCCAAACCTTGCAGTTTATGCAGCTCCATCGCGAAGGTATGCCTAGCGCGCGCTTTGCCGTGAATCTGTCACCGTCCTCGCTGTGTCGCCCGAGCCTGTGCCAAGACGTGCGCGATGCACTGCGGCAATATCAGATTGAGCCTTATCAACTGGTGTTGGAAGTGACAGAGTCTCATCTGGTGCAGGATGTGAAGTATGCCAAGAACTCGCTGAAAGAGCTGCGCCAGTTAGGTTGCCGCATTGCCCTGGATGATTTTGGCACCGGCTATGCCACCTACGATCGCCTGAAGGAGCTGCATGTCGATATCTTGAAGATCGACGGCAGTTTTGTGCAGGACATGCTGACCAGCAAGGTGGATTACCAGATCATTGCGTCAATCTGTAAGGTAGCGCTGATGAGAAGGTTGTCGATTGTGGCGGAATATGTCGAGTCGGCCGAGCAGCGCGATGCGCTTAAAAGCCTGGGCGTGGATTATATGCAGGGCTACTTTATCGGTAAACCTCAGTTGTTGGCGTCTCTGGTGCCGATGGAGCCACTACCGGAAGACGAAGAGTCTGACTGA
- a CDS encoding YfgG family protein, translating to MRKTTTGRMTKVVLLISFIILVGRLLYAAIAAIPHHQEKRSLPEPQTQEARVDNR from the coding sequence ATGAGAAAGACCACAACCGGGCGCATGACCAAAGTCGTGCTGCTGATCAGTTTCATCATTCTAGTCGGTCGCCTGCTGTATGCCGCCATTGCCGCTATTCCCCATCATCAGGAAAAAAGATCGCTGCCTGAACCGCAGACCCAGGAAGCCCGCGTGGATAATCGGTGA